In Salmo salar chromosome ssa14, Ssal_v3.1, whole genome shotgun sequence, the sequence gtataaagtcagaacatctgctgtctcagccactgcctgtccccAAGGGtataccccaaggctcgatcctaggccccactctcttctcaatttacatcaacaacatagctcagtcaGTAGTAAGCTCTCTcaaccatttatatgcagatgaaacagtcttatactcaactggcccctccccagattttgtgttaaacactctacaacaaaactttcttagtgtccaacaagctttctctgacCTTAACTTGGTTTTGAACAtgtccaaaacaaaggtcatgtggtttggtaagaagaatgcccctctccccacaggtgtgattactacctctgagggtttagagcttgaggtagtcacctcatacaaatacttgggagtatggctagacggtacactgtccttctctcagcacatatcaaagctgcaggctaaagttaaatctagacttggtttcctctatcgtaatcactcctctttcaccccagctgccaaactaaccctgattcagatgaccatcgtacccgtgctagattacggagacgtaatttatagatcggcaggtaagggtgatCTCGAGCTGCTATATGTTCTTTACCAtacagccatcagatttgccaccaacgtCTTTTctgttcactgcagctagcgactggaatgagctgcaacaaacactcaaactggacagttttatctcctcattcaaagactcaatcatggacactcttactgacagttgtggctgctttgcgtgatgtattgttgtctctaccttcttgctctttgtgctgttgtctgtgcccaataatgtttgtaccacgttttgtgctgctaccatgttgtgttgctgccatgttgtgttgctaccatgttggtgtcatgttgtgttgctaccatgctgtgttgtcatgtgttgctgccatgctatgttgttgtctaaggtctctttttatgtagtgttgtctctcttgtcgtgatgtgtgttttgtcctatattttaatttaatttattttgaatCCCAGTCCCCGtccacgcaggaggccttttgcctttttttaggccgtcattgtaaataagaatttgttcttaactgactttcctagttaaataaaggttaaataaaaatacagaaaacttaaaagatgcactttcatgctaggtttaggacctcatattgaagacCCCAAATGATGTATCGAACAATCTTTAAATTATCTACATTCATCATGAaacctgtaacacaataaaatcattgacttggtgaaaatcatgtttttggACCTAaattgcttaccactttttccatgtggtttcttttttcacagactccatgaaatgatgaccccTACCTACATCTTTGGTCAAATCattaattttgtgtatggtttcctagcaACAAGGGTGGCTcagcttaccccactctcccctacacaACAGGATAACTACCGACATTAACAGTTTCCACCCCCCACAAATATTTGATTTCACACGTTACCATAATAGCCATATGCTGCaaacctcttctcctcctcctcctaccaccaccaccaccacagctgcTACATTAAATATTCATGCCAGGATGAAAAGCATTGCATGTCCTTTTCACAGATGATAAATCAGCCAGGCTATTAATAATCAttgtaataaaaataaatgggAGGCCCTATTTCACAAGAGAAGGAGATCGCAAGTTAGGGAAATATTACATTGAAAATACAACATTGTACAATGCAGTGTGCATTAAGTAGAAAGAAACCATGCTTTTATCTTATGCTGGCATTTCGAGTATACCCAAGAGCAGCTGATTAATTAGTATTCCTTGGGGACATGTTCCTCGTATTCTCTCATATACACTATGTTACTGATATTTCAACATAAAATCAGGACTGTATTCCCCATAGCTATAAGATAATATTATGTGGTGTATGTCAGTGCCTGCACCTGCTTCTCTCACAGAGAGGTCTGACATAAAAGCCTGGAGCCACCTGGTTCATACCTAATCCAATCAGAGGAGCCCAGGAGAGCACCTGGAATAGTTTGATGATGACTCATACTGTATGGATGGATTTAGAATCTACCTACAGGAAAGACCAGCTCATCAGCCCTTCAAAATTACCCAGGAAGGAGCACAAGTGTCCGTTTGTCAAGTCAGATCACTCAGGTCAGCAGCTTTTGGGAATTACAAAACACTGAAAAGGTCTGGCTTGATAGAGAGAGTTCAATGCAAATTGTATCCTTTTAGGTGTTGTACTacttagcctggttcctctctaggtttcttcctaggttcctgcctttctagggagtttttccttgccaccatgcttcaacatcggcattgcttgctgtttggggttttaggctgggtttctgtatagcactttatgacatctgctgatgtaaaatggctttataaatacatttgatagatTGATTGACTGTAAAAGATGTAGCCCGAGGAATTCGTTGGTGTCACACATCCCAGAATCCTTGGAGGTTGTCAAAGCAATAATGCAAATCTGGGAATTAAACGATTCCAGTGTCTCTGCAGTGATTGCTGTGAATTAAGCATTCAGTATTAGACCTCCGTTTATGCATTAGCAGGAAGACAGATTCAATCAACTCACTGCCTGAGAGCATTCACcacacagtcagacagagagacagacagaaccctgaGGGATCCAGTTGATTGGCCAATTAGAATTACAATAGATAGCTGTCCACAAGAAATCAGCTCTTCCATTTAAAAAGTAAAACTGGCTGCAGGCAGGAAAATGAAGGGCGGTGGGCCCTCAAAGGGTGTAACAAGTGAGTGCTGATCAATATAGCCAGCATGTGTTAAATTTCAAGTTTGTTTGGACAGGTTCACAAGGAGCAGGTCCAGCCTTGAGTCTGGGTTGAGTCATCCTTCATTCTTTCTACACCTCCACCATGGAATGAAAGCATGAAAGCAGACTGGAGCAGGAGTCTGACTTCTGCTGTTGTATGTTTATCTTTGAAGCAGTTGGAAAGTTACCATATAAAGTTGTCTATGACTCCACAAAAAAGGTTGTTACCATAGTAATGCCAGGCTAGTAGTTTCAGAGAAAGTAATACAAATATTTGAACTTGTATACTGATAAAAATCTAAGGTATAGACATCGTACATGATGTGATACATGTGATTTAGTATATTTCTTTGATTACTAATCTCATAAAGTTAAATTAAGAAGACATTTTATAACACATTGTCTAGAATATCCAGCAAGTGCATGGCACCATGCCATGATGGACCCCTGATAACAAACTATTCACAGTCCTTGCACAGAAAAAGAAAATCAAgcatttacaaacatttcatgAACCTTTATTTTAAAAAGCATCTTAAAAATAATCAAATCATTCATTCAGTATCACAATTCACACTGTCAAAAATACAATCATCTTATTCACACTTACAttcaaatatataaaaatataaatgcaacattttgTTTTAGAAAAACGACATAATTGCCAAGGCGAAGTGAGGCACTTGATAAAAGTATTGCTATCTTGAGCAAAACAGTTGCTGTGTCATGAATGTGCAGGAATTGTAATACTTTCACCCTAAAAATACATCTTTGCACTTGTTCCCTAAGTTGATGGCTTCTAATATTTCATTGGCTGTGCACTGCTCTGTCTCCATTGTTTGTTTCCATACACCATGTCCACTTGGAATAACTATGTGGTTTCTTAAGAAAAGAAAAAGAATATGacataagcagaaacatatcCTCTAAGAGAGATTGGTCAGAACATCAAAATCTTTGAAAAGGCACATTATTTCACATCTCTCtactttcactggggacagggggacatgcatttttgccccccccccccagttttatcattggaatgtgatacaaaacaaggcaacggtgtgcttatGGACCATGCGGATGCCTCCAAGCGGTTGGGTACGctatttggagtgtttatccgactggataaaaaatatagatataattatgtccccccacttctaaaaccaaagttgcgtccCTGCCCAAAGGTACATGAAATGTACAGACAGAATGGCACATGGTataactaacatactgtatagttCAACACTGATTGCAATAGGAGAAAAAAACCTGCTTAAAATGAAAAGCACATGACAGAGagtatttgtttttacactgaaaTGAAATGGATTGTCATTCAGGCAGTCAGTCAAAGAAAGTCTTGCATATTTGGTAACAAAGCCTCAGTATGTAATATCCCCTGAACAGTTGTTGAGGACTGAAAAGTACCAGAGGTCTCTGGTGGTGGCACTGTCTCCCATTCCAGCAGTCTCAATGTACTACACAACAACCAGATTCCTCATGCTTGTGCAGAAGAGACATTCTGGAGAAGGTTTTGGAACAGTTCTTGCATTGGTATTTTTTCACATCCGAATGGGTTTGTAGGTGTGCCCTGAGGTTGGACCTGTCCGCAAAAGCCCTACTGCAATGGGGGCAGGAGAAGGGCTTCTCTCCTGTcagaggggaaaggaggagaaaTGTGTCAGTATTCACAGGCAGATAAGATatacaaaacaaacacaactatcCACTCCACTAAACTGACATAGGCCTAATACTGTATGAACTATTTGCGCCATAATCAACTGTAATAACTTAACTAGAGCATAGACTTATACAGTTACTCTTATAGTGCACTGTAAAAGTTAGGAATCACTAGAGGAAAGCCAAATTCCTTCTTCCCTGACTTTATGTCAAGCATGAGATATGGCTTGACATAGGAGTAGGAATCTTTTAGGCTACTTAGTGAAGAGTATGAACCAGAACATGAAATGTTGTTCAACATGGAACAACACAAGCATGTCCCAAGTCTTGTAAAGTGGTGTGAAAACCCCTTCTTTAACATGAGTTACCACTTATCACATAACTGTTTTGACAGGCACATAGGGAATTTCAGCATTGCAATGCACTTTGCAATATGTATAtgataaatacatttaaagtctGTTAAAACCCATTATCATAAATAATATATTGCATAAATTGCACAGTTATCCTGAATTGGAATAGCCCACTAAGCAGCTATCTTCAATATTTCCAAGTATAAGCTACAGTACAATATGGCACTCCAATCTTTAGTCACTCACCAGTGTGGGTTCTGATGTGTCCCTGAAGCAACCACGGTCTTGAGAAAGCTTTGCCACATATTTTACAGACACAAGGCAAAGTGTGAGTTCTGATGTGCATTTTTAGCGCTCCAAGACTGACGTACTCCTTTTCGCAGTATTTACAACTGAATGATTTCCTCGTCTGAGCGTCACAGTGAAGTTGCTTATGCTTCAGCAGTCCAGAATAAGTAGAATAGGACTTTTTACACAAACTACATTGGAATTTCTCTGCCTCCACTCCATGAGGGTCTGTTAGTTTGGTAAGCATCCGCTCGTCTTCATCGCTCCTGGGACTCTCAGAGCCGCTGTGGTCTTTGGATGAGGTGTCAGAGAGCGATGAGGGGTATCCAGAGATGGGAGACAGGTCACTTGAAAGCGGAGATAACGGCAAGCTGCTCGTAGTCCATACCGTGATAGGGTTGTAAACCACGGAGCTAAGGATCTCCGGTTGAGGGATGACAGGCAATGGAAGGCCCTTATAGAGATACGGTGAAATAAATACTGAAAATGGAAATAAAGAAAACATTAATTTAGGTGATTAAAAGTCATTTTACCTCACAGTAATAATAGGCCTATATATGTCAATTTATAATTTCCTTCAAAAAGAGCTGAATAACATCGCCTCACCGAATTGCACGGATTAGAAAGTTACAAAGTAACACTAACTTTGACATAGAGATACAATGAAACTACATATCAGGATAATAGCGTGACCGCAGTCAATTTGTAAACTTTGTAGCATGTCAGTGTAAACCATGTATCTGTTGAGCGATTCATTTAGAAAATGTTGTTGCTTACCTATAGGGCTTTCCAGCTCGCTATAATTTGGCTTCTTAGATGAGTTGAAATGTTTCTTGACAAGAAACGAGCGTGGCATCTTGGAAAAATAAATGGGACTGAAAGTTTGGTATAAAACTTTTTTCGTAAATATAACGGTCCCCTCAGGGCGCGACAAATCACTGCAGAGACGGAAATCCTTAGTGCATAGTCCAGTGAAGTGTCATCGTGTAGTGCAGAGAGCGCTGTTGTAACAGTACAGCAGGCAGCAGTAAAGAGCTGTAAATACTCCCTATCAGGTGCATGGGAGGAGTCTCACAAAACTCATTTACATAGCAGGGGTCTTCAAAccaattaaaaacatttttttacacgTACATTTGTAATGGGCGGAGTCAAGACCCACCCTCTCGCTAAACACTAAACAGGTGTTTTTGTGTGTGGAGTGGGGAGGTTTGtggactagtggtggtggtggtggtgtttgggCGTGTAGCTAAGCACAGCTCTGATCTAAGGATGCATACCTGTGCAATCATCGGAATGTGCAGATTGTTGGTAATGAGTGTTGTGTGTTGCATAGCTCAGAAGGCATGAAAATGGATAGACGGTGCAACGACATGGAGGGCTAATTTAATTTAATAAGGGATCGAATTGTAAAAACACATCTGCATGGTATTACATTATATTGATCCCTATGTGCTACAGCATACACACGTTTGATTTTctatttttttaggcctataaaatatatgtttcccATTTCCCCAATACAATAATGACATGTAGCTAAATACATGCAGTAAAAGGTGGAAACAAACTCTGTTCACATTGTCATTGAATGTGATTGTCCTCAGGGAAGCGTCCTCTGACGTCGGTGTGTATGCAGGCAGAAAGTCATACATTTCCTTGCCAATAATCCAATAAGGTATTCTTCCTTAAAATGTATATCTAACTACATTTGGTTTTCAAGGTCAATCTCAACAGCATAATCACATTTACCTCTTCCGAGTCTGCTGAGCTGAGGCTGAGGAGGGAAGGGAACGTATCACCCTACGCCCCCTTGTGTCCAGTTAACTCTTGGCAATGGCTTTATTTGgcaaaaataataaaacaaaggAGGAATATTAATAGTTAGCATAGGAattaagattggcaaattcatcCGATTTTTTTCATCTTATTGTGGTACTAACTTAAAGTTAATTGTGAACTGGTTATATTATCTTCAAAACCTAATTGAAGACAAATCATTTCCCTTTGTTACTGGCTAAAttatagaggggaggaggggttatctATACATAATTAGTTGGATGGCTCAATATTTGATCAATGTGGTCACCGACCTAATGTTCCAGCATGTTGGATGAAGCTGTCTTGAACAATATTTGTCTGACAACACACTGTAAATGGATGTGCGGCTCCATATGTTAATTTATGTTTGTATTTTTGCATGTTTGAATGTTGGTGAGTGTTATGTTGTACTTTCTGATATATAGTTTTTCCTAAATAAaaaacgacaacaacaacaacaaaaacacaaagaAAACTTGTCTACTTTTTACATGGTATGAAAGCAACAATGTTTCACAaaggtaaactgagattttggaTGAACTATTCTGCACTTAAAACAAAGCTTTATTGAGAAAACACAAGTCAAAACTGCAGGTTTCCACATATACATCAACATGGATACCCAATATACAGGTGTTactgtaacagtattgcttccgtccctctactcgcccctacctgggcttgaaccagggaccctctgcacacatcgacaactgcCTCCCaagaagcatcattacccatcgctccacaaaaaccgcagcccttgcagagcaaggggaacaactacttcaaggtctcagaccGACTGACGTCACCgactgaaacgctattagcgcacaccacgctaactagctagccatttcacaccggttacactcaacccccttttgacctcctccttttccacagcaaccagtgatccgggtgacggcaccaatgtaacagtattgcttctgtccctctcctcacccctacctgggctcgaaccagggaccctctgcacataTCGACAACTgccacccacgaagcatcgttacccatcgctccacaaaagccatggCCCTTGCGGGgcaaggtctcagagcaagtgacgtcaccgattgaaacactattagctcgcaccccactaactagctagccatttcacaccggttacattaCTCACAGGTTGTACTGTAGGGGGATGTGATGCTAAAGCATATTGGTGTGCATCCTCTTCAATCTAATCAGGTCATGTTCAGGGCAGAACAGTGATAAGTTGATTACATTTTCTATAAATATTATCAACAATCATTTTGAAAATCACCTGAAACGACAAGAACTCATTTGTGAAAACAGGATCAAGCACTTACCTGTGAGATGACATCATGACTAGGAAGGCTTGCTATGTGGAGCATAAAATAATAGCATTCACATTCACATGACTGTTTTATAAGGGCCATTTTAACTCTCAGGTCTATGATCCTCAAATTGGTTCCACTTTATATCAAGTGTGTATCAAACTGATAATTAGAATGGCAATGCAATACACTTACGAAGCTGAATGCAATTACATGGTAACGCAATACACTTACACAGGTGAGTGCAAGTGTTATGTAACAACACAATTTTATTACAATGTAATAACACCATTATTACACAGGTATAAGATCAACTTCATGCAAAGTGTTGGACTTTGGGGCAGTGTGTTGTGCAGAACAAAACAGAGACACTACTGCAATCATCTAGGCCTACATACTAATCTATATGGCTACAGCCTAGATAGCTCTGATTGCATGACACCTGCAACTGGAAAACCTGCACAGTTGCTTACGCAATAAGGGCTGCAGGGTAGAGGATCTTGACGTACTGAAC encodes:
- the LOC106569126 gene encoding zinc finger protein SNAI2, translated to MPRSFLVKKHFNSSKKPNYSELESPIVFISPYLYKGLPLPVIPQPEILSSVVYNPITVWTTSSLPLSPLSSDLSPISGYPSSLSDTSSKDHSGSESPRSDEDERMLTKLTDPHGVEAEKFQCSLCKKSYSTYSGLLKHKQLHCDAQTRKSFSCKYCEKEYVSLGALKMHIRTHTLPCVCKICGKAFSRPWLLQGHIRTHTGEKPFSCPHCSRAFADRSNLRAHLQTHSDVKKYQCKNCSKTFSRMSLLHKHEESGCCVVH